Proteins from a single region of Harmonia axyridis chromosome 4, icHarAxyr1.1, whole genome shotgun sequence:
- the LOC123679171 gene encoding ATP-binding cassette sub-family C member 4-like translates to MEECYPLEKDNPRDQANIISKLFFAWMGKICVESNKQGLELKSIYKCSDHDKSAKLGDRLEKNWSKELERSKLKNKKPSLLRALLKTFLWRYLAWGLLLFLNNVVLRVAVPLILSDFIKLFSRPDHTIEEVATYGGIICAMTLTTAFLNHHSSYGVSRIGMRMRVAVSSLIYRKILRLSQLSLGKTAAGQVVNLLSNDVARFDLVVMALNFIWIGPLQILLVGYLMWREMGISSMVGIVSMIIITLPVQLFMGSVTSKFRMQVAKRTDYRVRIMSEILSGIQVIKMYAWETPFEAVVKEARAREVKYLRRAAYIRSVLVSFMVFVERTTLAVTVICYVLMGHQIRADLVFSLAMYFNLLQLTVAIMFPLIISFGAESLVSIRRLQEFLLMEEKDTFMIRETEDNSIRLKHVDACWVPPTSTLKGISIKLPPGVLCAVIGPVGSGKSSLLKLLLGELIPSSGVVEFSGDISYASQEPWLFASNVRNNILFGEEYNRSHYKTVVRVCALEKDFEQFPEGDKTRVGDRGVSLSGGQRARINLARAVYKDSDIYLLDDPLSAVDTKVGRHLFDKCILEHLRGKTRILVTHQLQYLKRADIIIVLNKGCIEAQGTFDELSRSDLDFTRLLVAADESSDQENLQKLQRISVASVATTVSLTGELATEVLDNENIEEKCTYKGSPFWAYIRSAGNCCTFSVIIFLLLFCQVLLSSSDYWITVWTSQEEFLRSMEYLNQTYKNLQIDPDPYITYIDVRNIFNNESEIMTSWMQDLMDKVVTHVTINGVEHMIWKTEAQMYIYGSLIIAAIVVTIIRSIAYFAACMAASKNLHNKMFHCLLEAPMRFFDTNSAGRVLNRFSKDMGAIDEMLPKALVDVIQIMMVVCGILVMVTLSNPYMCILIVILGIIFFLVRIWYINTARSLKLLEGIAKSPVFSYISSTINGLTTIRATKNENILVRQFDEHQDVHSSSWCLTLACASSYGLWLDLICVIFVCCVVCGFIILDQYTAVQGSFIGLGISQSMILVGMLQFGMRQVAEVVNYLTSVERVLEYTQLEREHPLVTPKDMKPPESWPSKGKIIFHNLILRYAENDPPVINNLSLQIYPTEKIGIVGRTGAGKSSLIGALFRLALIEGKIIIDDIDTKTLGLKDLRKKISIIPQEPVLFSSSMRYNLDPFNEFSDDQLWDVLEEVELKDKIQSLDFMVTEGGSNFSVGQRQLICLARAILRNNKILILDEATANVDPKTDELIQMTIRKKFKRCTVLTIAHRLNTIMDSDKVLVLDSGCKVEFDHPHVLLQDPEGYFTRMLNETGPAMTQTLRALAFDAYQTKMPGIL, encoded by the exons atggagGAATGCTATCCCTTGGAGAAGGATAATCCAAGAGATCAagcaaatattatttcaaagttGTTTTTTGC atggATGGGAAAAATATGTGTTGAAAGCAATAAACAAGGTCTAGAACTCAAAAGCATTTATAAGTGCAGCGATCATGACAAGTCTGCGAAGCTGGGAGAtagattggaaaaaaattggtcCAAAGAGTTGGAGCGAAGTAAACTGAAAAATAAGAAACCTAGTTTGCTCAGAGCTCTTCTGAAGACCTTCCTCTGGAGATATCTAGCTTGGGGCTTGCTGCTCTTCCTCAACAATGTGGTCTTAAG aGTCGCTGTACCTTTGATTTTATCAGATTTTATCAAGTTATTCTCCAGGCCAGATCACACTATTGAAGAAGTTGCTACGTATGGAGGCATAATATGCGCTATGACACTCACAACAGCTTTTTTGAATCACCACTCGAGCTATGGTGTCTCTAGAATTGGAATGAGAATGAGAGTTGCTGTATCATCACTCATTTACAGAAAG attttgagaTTAAGTCAACTTTCCTTGGGAAAAACAGCTGCTGGTCAAGTTGTTAATCTTTTATCGAACGATGTTGCCAGGTTTGATTTGGTGGTTATGGCCCTAAATTTTATTTGGATAGGACCACTACAAATCTTGCTTGTGGGATATCTCATGTGGAGAGAAATGGGAATCAGTTCCATGGTTGGCATAGTTTCTATGATTATCATTACTCTTCCAGTACAAT TGTTTATGGGTAGTGTAACCTCAAAATTCAGGATGCAAGTGGCCAAAAGGACAGACTATCGTGTGAGGATAATGAGTGAAATTCTCAGCGGTATCCAAGTCATCAAAATGTACGCTTGGGAAACACCATTTGAAGCTGTGGTCAAAGAAGCCAGGGCTCGAGAAGTCAAATACCTGAGGAGAGCAGCCTACATCAGGAGCGTCTTGGTCAGTTTCATGGTTTTCGTAGAAAGAACAACTCTGGCAGTTACGGTAATCTGTTACGTCCTCATGGGTCACCAAATAAGAGCCGATCTGGTCTTCTCTTTAGCCATGTACTTCAACTTGCTACAACTTACGGTTGCCATCATGTTTCCCCTAATTATATCCTTTGGAGCGGAGTCTCTAGTGTCCATCAGGAGACTCCAAGAGTTCCTATTGATGGAGGAAAAAGACACTTTTATGATACGTGAAACTGAGGATAACAGTATACGTTTAAAGCATGTGGATGCTTGCTGGGTACCTCCAACCTCCACCCTCAAAGGTATAAGCATCAAGCTGCCACCTGGTGTTTTATGCGCAGTAATTGGTCCAGTAGGGTCAGGAAAATCTTCTCTTCTTAAACTTCTTCTAGGGGAGTTAATCCCTTCTTCTGGTGTTGTGGAATTCAGCGGTGATATATCTTACGCTTCGCAGGAGCCATGGCTCTTTGCTTCTAACGTCCGTAATAACATTCTTTTTGGAGAAGAGTATAACAGATCCCATTACAAAACCGTAGTAAGGGTGTGTGCTCTGGAGAAGGATTTCGAGCAGTTTCCTGAAGGAGATAAGACGAGAGTTGGAGATAGGGGAGTTTCGCTGAGTGGTGGACAAAGAGCTAGAATTAATTTGGCGAGAGCTGTGTACAAAGATTCAGATATCTACTTGCTGGATGATCCATTGTCCGCCGTTGATACTAAAGTAGGGAGACATCTATTTGACAAGTGTATCTTGGAGCATCTTAGGGGAAAAACGAGGATATTAGTGACGCACCAACTGCAGTATTTGAAGAGAGCCGACATTATCATAGTTCTCAATAAG GGTTGTATAGAAGCGCAAGGCACATTCGATGAATTGTCGCGAAGCGATCTTGACTTCACAAGATTATTAGTGGCTGCAGATGAATCTTCTGATCAGGAAAATTTACAGAAACTGCAGAGAATTTCTGTGGCTTCAGTAGCG ACAACAGTTTCATTGACTGGAGAATTGGCAACTGAGGTTTTAGACAACgagaatattgaagaaaaatgtacTTACAAAGGATCGCCTTTTTGGGCTTACATCAGAAGCGCTGGGAATTGCTGTACATTCAGTGTCATAATATTCCTCCTTCTTTTCTGCCAAGTTCTCCTGAGTTCCTCTGATTATTGGATAACAGTTTG GACAAGTCAGGAAGAGTTTCTTCGTAGCATGGAATACCTCAaccaaacatacaaaaatcttCAGATTGACCCAGATCCATATATCACATATATAGATGTTCGAAACATCTTCAACAATGAATCTGAAATCATGACGTCTTGGATGCAAGACCTCATGGATAAAGTAGTCACTCACGTGACTATAAATGGCGTCGAACATATGATTTGGAAAACTGAAGCTCAGATGTACATATACGGATCTCTGATCATAGCTGCTATAGTGGTGACCATTATAAGATCAATAGCGTACTTTGCCGCTTGTATGGCAGCTTCTAAGAACCTTCACAATAAGATGTTCCATTGTCTGTTGGAGGCTCCGATGAGGTTCTTCGACACCAATTCCGCTGGAAGAGTTCTGAACCGATTTTCCAAAGACATGGGAGCTATTGATGAGATGTTGCCTAAGGCTCTTGTGGATGTCATACAG ATTATGATGGTTGTATGTGGTATTCTTGTGATGGTTACTCTTTCAAACCCTTACATGTGTATTCTGATAGTGATTTTAGGAATAATTTTCTTCTTGGTGAGAATTTGGTATATAAACACAGCTAGATCTCTAAAGCTACTAGAAGGAATTG CGAAATCCCCCGTTTTCTCATACATCAGCTCAACAATCAATGGATTGACTACCATTAGAGCAACGAAAAACGAGAATATTTTAGTGAGACAATTTGACGAACATCAG gaTGTTCATTCTTCCTCATGGTGTTTAACATTAGCTTGTGCTAGTAGTTATGGTCTATGGTTGGATCTTATATGTGTTATCTTTGTGTGTTGTGTTGTTTGTGGTTTTATAATTTTAGACCAAT ATACCGCCGTTCAAGGCAGTTTTATAGGGCTAGGAATATCCCAATCAATGATTTTGGTTGGTATGCTTCAATTCGGAATGAGACAGGTAGCTGAAGTTGTGAATTACCTGACCAGTGTGGAAAGAGTGCTCGAGTACACACAGTTAGAAAGAGAACATCCTCTAGTCACTCCAAAAG ATATGAAGCCCCCAGAAAGTTGGCCTAGCAAAGGCAAAATCATATTTCATAATCTGATTTTGAGGTATGCCGAAAACGATCCACCAGTAATCAACAATTTATCTCTACAAATTTATCCAACAGAAAAG ATCGGTATAGTAGGAAGAACAGGAGCAGGAAAGTCATCCTTGATTGGAGCCCTATTCAGATTGGCCCTCATTGAAGGCAAAATCATAATAGACGACATTGACACCAAAACCTTAGGACTTAAAGACCTACGtaaaaaaatatctataatACCTCAAGAGCCGGTGCTGTTCTCTTCTAGTATGCGATACAATTTGGATCCATTCAACGAATTCAGCGATGATCAATTATGGGATGTTCTTGAAGAA GTAGAACTCAAGGATAAGATACAGAGTTTGGACTTCATGGTCACAGAAGGTGGGAGCAACTTCAGTGTGGGTCAGAGGCAGTTAATATGCCTAGCTAGGGCAATATtgagaaacaataaaatattgattttggatGAAGCAACTGCCAACGTTGACCCTAA AACTGATGAACTAATCCAGATgacaataagaaaaaaattcaaaaggtgCACCGTCCTCACAATAGCTCATAGACTAAACACAATTATGGACTCTGATAAAGTGCTTGTGCTGGACAGTGGATGCAAAGTAGAATTCGACCATCCTCATGTTTTACTCCAAGATCCTGAAGGATATTTCACAAGAATGTTGAACGAAACTGGTCCTGCAATGACACAAACCTTAAGGGCCTTGGCATTTGATGCATATCAGACAAAAATGCCAGGAATACTTTAA